TTCGTTAATCATAACGTCCGAAAGTGCGGACAGCGCGTCGTTCTCACTTGCTCCTTCCGAGATCAGCGTAAGTGTATCGCCTTGCTCCAGTCCCAGAGACAGAACCCCTAGAATTGATTTTAAAGTTACTTTTTTACCATTAGCCTCAGCAAAAGATTCTGTATCCTTAAATTTATTAGCTGTGTTCACCAATGCTGTAGCTGGGCGTGCGTGGATTCCATCCTCGTCGATAATTCTGAAAGTTTTTTGCATGTTTTTCATCCCTCTTTCTTCATTTTTAAATAATTACCCAAATAAACTATTTAATCGTAATGATATTGGGTTCACCTGATTTAA
Above is a window of Paenibacillus uliginis N3/975 DNA encoding:
- a CDS encoding HPr family phosphocarrier protein, which translates into the protein MQKTFRIIDEDGIHARPATALVNTANKFKDTESFAEANGKKVTLKSILGVLSLGLEQGDTLTLISEGASENDALSALSDVMINEGLGELNE